The following is a genomic window from Malus sylvestris chromosome 12, drMalSylv7.2, whole genome shotgun sequence.
ACCATTCTTTCTCTATCCTCGAATATTCATAAGCTCCCTCTCCCCGCACCACTCCATATACCACAAGAActtaaaaaatcatttttaaccCACTAACTCAACGGGCTCGCCACAACTATCAAAGAAAAATTGAGGCTGGGACACGCTAATCACGTCATATGCAACGCATTTCTCATATTGTCTGTATTGATTCTCTCAACTTCACACGGTTGTCCTAGTAGGGCAACTCCACGGACTTATCTTTCGTTATTAGTAAGTTAcaagttttagttttatttcgttttattttttatttagacatttttttctctatttttcccttcttgtttaTCTTGTAAGTGTTCCTAAGAAAAGGAAGTTGTTCATTTTTCGGGTTCATAAAAGATGTAAAAGATGTAGAAAATCATTTGATACGtgaaatatgaaatttgatTAAGAAGTGTATGAAATTAGGCTTAAATCAGCACACAACTAACTGAGAACAGTTGTTATTAGTACCAAAAAAATAGGCTTAAGCATCCAACAGAACGGGGCAGCATTCACCAAAGGTTCTCAAACTGTGCAGCAATTGGAACTTTAGTTGCACTTTCTAACAACAATCAGAACCAAACAAACATAAACACCTTACATCATTTCAGCAGTTCTTACAGGAAAGGCGCAGACCCGATCACATACACGAACATTTAAGATGGTCTTCCTCCATCTCTTTGCGGTGTATCTGCGAACTTCCAAGAGCAGGGGATGAAAATTTCAGGTACATTATTCCCCGCCGCTGCATCCACTGGTATCATATCTGAAATCTCTTTTACATCTTCTTTTGTGAGCCTCACTTTAAAGGATCCAATATTATCATCAAGATTTTTCACCTTAGTTGTCCCTACAAGAAAACACAAGGGAATGTCAgcaactggaaaaaaaaatccagcAATGTTTCTACTTCATTGCATTAGTAAAACTCATCAAttaccctaaaccctagagGCTAGATCAGGAAGGTAAGGGGCACGCACCGGGGATAGGTACCACATCATCACCTTGACCACGAATCCAGGCAAGGGAAAGTTGCGCAGTGCTGCATCTATGCTTTTCAGCCAACTTTTGTATTCTACTATATATAATCTTGTTCTTCTCAAGGTTATCTCCTTGGAAACGAGGATGCCCATACTGAGAGCAAGATTGATTCATCAAATCATTTAATAATTAGAACGAAAGAGCTTCTTACATAAATTCTGTGACATAGATTACCAGAAGACTATTTGCAGGTAGACTCTCCATAACTGCCTTGCCACCGAAGAATCCAGAACCGAGAGGGCCGTATGGCACTATCCCAATTCCTAGTTCCCTAATGTTCAGCAAGGACAGCACAATTCTTGTCATACATACAAGGCGGGAAGTGAATACATGTAGCGTGTGAAAAGATGGTAAAAATAGATGCTAACATCTTAGTTCTAGGGCGAGTTAATGCAGAAAGAAAAATGTAATGCACCAACAAGCTAATATGCTAGCCATTATGCACATATTGTATATATAACATCGAATTCAAACCCCCCcccctctttcttttctctctctccccctcttctCTGTTTTGAGTGATAATTTGATCGTTTTAGTTTCATTAAACACAACCAATGCTATATGCTGTTGCTGTACTAGGGTTTCCGAAAACACCTATCAGTGCATAATTATGATTTTTGCACACCTATCAGTGCATAATTATGATTTTTGCACAGGATTTTCAAATCGGATAGTAAGATGAGGAGGGTTACCTGCAAAGTGGGACAATTTCTTCCTCGATTCCACGAGTCCAAAGCGACCACTCCATTTGTATAGCAGCAATGGGATGAACTGCATTTGCCCTCCTTATTGTGTCTGGACTAGCTTCAGACAA
Proteins encoded in this region:
- the LOC126593700 gene encoding perakine reductase-like, coding for MAEEEVQIPRVKLGNQGFEVSQLGFGCMGLTGIYNDPVPEEVGISIIKYAFDKGITFFDTADVYGSHTNEVLIGKALKQLPRDQIQLATKFGIVGFDSNGVVVNGTPEYVRSCCDASLKRLGVDYIDLYYQHRVDTSIPIEDTMEELKKLVEEGKIKYIGLSEASPDTIRRANAVHPIAAIQMEWSLWTRGIEEEIVPLCRELGIGIVPYGPLGSGFFGGKAVMESLPANSLLYGHPRFQGDNLEKNKIIYSRIQKLAEKHRCSTAQLSLAWIRGQGDDVVPIPGTTKVKNLDDNIGSFKVRLTKEDVKEISDMIPVDAAAGNNVPEIFIPCSWKFADTPQRDGGRPS